From Pseudomonadota bacterium, a single genomic window includes:
- the nrfH gene encoding cytochrome c nitrite reductase small subunit encodes MKTSSVMKYVSICCAVVAVGMFGYVVNASNMTSYISSDPKVCINCHTMNTEYATWQHSSHRSQATCVDCHLPKESLIDKIFAKSRDGFIHSKAMTFRSYDHNIRISENAAERIQANCIRCHMEAVSQIIENSRLYSMDKDTMQVDRKCWDCHRTVPHGNTKGLTATPDNLGVKEALTL; translated from the coding sequence ATGAAAACAAGTTCAGTCATGAAATATGTTTCCATCTGTTGTGCTGTTGTTGCAGTCGGGATGTTTGGCTATGTGGTGAATGCCTCCAACATGACATCGTATATTTCAAGCGACCCGAAGGTATGCATCAACTGCCATACGATGAATACCGAATATGCAACCTGGCAGCACAGTTCGCATCGGAGTCAGGCCACCTGCGTGGACTGTCATCTCCCCAAAGAGTCGCTGATTGACAAGATTTTCGCAAAATCCAGGGACGGCTTCATCCACTCAAAGGCCATGACCTTCCGCTCCTATGATCACAATATCAGAATAAGTGAAAACGCCGCAGAAAGGATTCAGGCCAATTGTATCCGATGCCACATGGAAGCAGTTTCCCAGATCATCGAAAACAGCAGGCTTTATTCCATGGACAAAGACACCATGCAGGTCGACCGAAAATGCTGGGATTGTCACCGGACAGTGCCGCACGGCAACACAAAGGGACTCACCGCTACTCCGGACAACCTGGGAGTCAAGGAAGCATTAACACTTTAA
- a CDS encoding AAA family ATPase, with protein sequence MPKVIAMAGKGGTGKTTLSALLIKYLLQRKLTPVLAVDADSNANLNELLAIKIGRTIGQIRKGIKDELPPNITRDQYMEMQVHQALIEESGYDLLVMGQPDGPGCYCAANQYLAMTMDHLASNYKYILVDNEAGMEHLSRMNLRSIDHLLVISDPSSRGILTARRIAELTGPLALEIHHKHLIVNRAPVPAPEALIAKINKAASESDLPLAGMLPASDTLVEQELAGASYLTLADDSDIVKQAFAIFDTILN encoded by the coding sequence ATGCCCAAAGTAATTGCCATGGCCGGCAAGGGCGGCACCGGAAAAACCACCCTTTCCGCCCTGCTCATAAAATATCTCCTCCAAAGAAAACTCACCCCCGTCCTTGCCGTTGACGCGGATTCCAACGCCAATCTCAACGAGCTTCTGGCAATCAAAATCGGCAGGACAATCGGCCAGATCAGAAAGGGAATCAAGGACGAACTGCCGCCAAATATTACCCGGGACCAGTATATGGAAATGCAGGTGCATCAGGCATTGATCGAGGAATCCGGCTACGATCTTCTGGTCATGGGCCAGCCCGACGGCCCGGGATGTTATTGCGCTGCGAATCAATACCTGGCGATGACCATGGACCATCTTGCCTCTAATTACAAATATATCCTGGTGGATAACGAGGCTGGCATGGAACACTTAAGCCGGATGAATCTGCGCAGCATCGATCATCTCCTGGTGATCTCCGACCCGTCTTCCCGTGGAATTCTCACCGCCCGGCGGATTGCCGAACTCACCGGCCCGCTGGCCCTGGAAATCCACCATAAACACCTGATCGTCAACCGAGCGCCCGTCCCTGCCCCGGAAGCGCTCATTGCCAAAATCAATAAAGCAGCCAGCGAAAGCGATCTGCCCCTTGCAGGAATGTTACCAGCAAGTGACACACTGGTGGAACAGGAACTGGCCGGAGCCTCGTATCTTACCCTTGCCGATGATAGCGATATCGTCAAACAGGCTTTTGCTATATTTGATACGATCCTGAACTAG
- a CDS encoding cache domain-containing protein — protein MRKESFKVIFPSFLTLVLFAAVLFGIILPTFNTSLMDKKKEKIQDLTQTAWHIMDYYYEQEKSGKLSREQAQGLAAQVIGKLRYGADNKDYFWINDQKPAMIMHPYRPELNGTDLSDFHDQKGKHLFVSFVETVQKYGSGFVPYMWQWKDNENAIVPKLSFVKGYTPWDWIIGTGVYLEDAEQEISSITRNVIKFSLSILLVTLFISFYIIRQSLKHIQKKQGAEAELSQYRAQLEQLVEQRTTELALTNKQLQNEISERQLQENALRESEERYRSVFKAANDSIFTMKDHRCLDCNSKTLEMFGCSRDEFIGCIPYNFSPDTQPDGQNSQQKATELINRALSGIAQIFDWVHTRADGREFEAEVSLNRIVLSTDTIVQAIVRDVTQRKRMEQGLFKTQKLEAIGILAGGIAHDFNNLLTAIVGNISLVKMAYKPEDKEYQRLMQSEKASFRARDLTRQLLTFSKGGTPIKETTSILDLIKDSSNFIIRGTNVKCDYHLPENLNPVEADKSQLYQVIQNLIINACQAMPSGGTITIQAKNEVVTEKDNLPVKNGAFVKISLADEGKGIAPDNIEKIFDPYFTTREQGSGLGLSISYSIIKKHGGCLLVESELGVGSVFHIYLPASEKTAHQKIHQESEISLKGCGRILVMDDEELVRDFSVRMLEHLGYQVDTASEGQEALDLYQEAMAQGNPFDVVIMDLTIPGGMGGVDAIRKLIEIDPEVKAIVSSGYANDPVMSNHEEYGFCGVIPKPYDLTIFSRTLKQVLSLKKK, from the coding sequence ATGCGAAAAGAATCTTTTAAAGTGATATTCCCTTCATTCTTGACGCTGGTATTGTTTGCCGCGGTGCTCTTCGGCATTATCCTTCCGACATTCAATACCTCGCTCATGGACAAGAAAAAGGAGAAAATCCAGGATCTGACCCAGACTGCCTGGCATATAATGGATTATTACTATGAGCAGGAAAAATCAGGAAAACTCAGCCGCGAACAGGCTCAGGGGCTGGCTGCACAGGTAATTGGTAAATTACGCTATGGAGCGGACAATAAGGATTATTTCTGGATCAATGACCAGAAGCCGGCAATGATCATGCATCCATACCGTCCGGAGCTTAACGGTACCGACCTCTCTGATTTTCATGATCAGAAGGGCAAGCATCTCTTCGTGTCGTTTGTTGAAACAGTCCAGAAATATGGTTCAGGTTTCGTGCCATACATGTGGCAATGGAAAGACAATGAAAACGCAATCGTCCCGAAACTTTCCTTTGTGAAAGGCTATACCCCATGGGACTGGATCATCGGCACCGGGGTTTATCTTGAAGACGCCGAGCAGGAGATCTCTTCCATAACCCGCAATGTCATAAAATTTTCTCTGTCGATCCTCCTGGTAACCCTGTTTATTTCCTTTTATATCATCAGGCAGAGTCTGAAGCATATACAGAAGAAACAAGGGGCCGAAGCAGAATTAAGTCAATATCGCGCCCAACTGGAACAGCTTGTTGAGCAGCGCACAACCGAGCTTGCGTTAACCAACAAACAACTCCAAAACGAGATCAGCGAACGGCAGCTCCAGGAAAATGCGCTGCGCGAAAGTGAAGAACGATACCGATCTGTTTTCAAAGCGGCAAATGATTCCATTTTCACCATGAAGGATCACCGCTGCCTTGACTGTAATTCCAAAACACTGGAAATGTTCGGCTGCTCCAGGGATGAATTCATCGGCTGCATACCATACAACTTTTCCCCCGATACCCAGCCGGACGGCCAGAACTCACAACAGAAAGCGACAGAACTCATCAACCGCGCCTTGTCGGGAATCGCACAGATTTTTGACTGGGTCCATACCCGCGCCGACGGCAGGGAATTTGAAGCGGAAGTGTCCTTAAACAGGATAGTGCTGTCCACAGATACCATTGTCCAAGCAATTGTCCGCGATGTAACCCAGCGAAAAAGAATGGAACAGGGACTTTTCAAAACCCAGAAGCTCGAAGCAATCGGCATCCTGGCAGGAGGAATTGCCCATGACTTCAATAATCTGCTTACTGCTATCGTGGGAAATATCTCTCTGGTAAAAATGGCCTACAAGCCTGAGGATAAAGAATATCAACGACTCATGCAGAGCGAAAAAGCCTCTTTCCGGGCCAGGGATCTGACCAGACAGCTGCTGACCTTTTCCAAGGGTGGAACGCCGATCAAGGAGACAACATCAATCCTTGATCTTATAAAAGATTCCAGCAATTTCATTATTCGCGGCACCAATGTCAAATGTGACTATCATCTGCCGGAGAACCTCAATCCGGTGGAAGCCGATAAAAGCCAACTCTATCAGGTAATCCAGAACCTGATAATTAATGCCTGCCAGGCCATGCCATCGGGTGGAACCATTACCATTCAAGCAAAAAACGAAGTTGTTACAGAAAAAGACAACCTCCCGGTAAAAAATGGCGCTTTTGTTAAAATCTCTCTTGCAGATGAAGGAAAAGGCATCGCCCCCGACAACATCGAAAAAATATTCGACCCCTATTTTACCACCAGGGAACAGGGAAGCGGTCTCGGACTTTCCATTTCCTATTCCATCATTAAAAAGCATGGCGGATGTTTACTGGTTGAATCTGAACTGGGGGTTGGCTCAGTTTTCCATATCTATCTTCCTGCGTCAGAGAAAACAGCACACCAGAAGATTCATCAGGAAAGTGAAATAAGTCTAAAGGGATGCGGCAGGATCCTGGTTATGGACGATGAAGAATTAGTCAGAGATTTTAGTGTCCGGATGCTTGAACATCTTGGATACCAGGTGGATACCGCCAGTGAAGGACAGGAGGCCCTTGACCTTTACCAGGAAGCAATGGCACAGGGAAATCCCTTTGATGTTGTTATCATGGATCTGACTATTCCCGGCGGCATGGGTGGAGTGGATGCCATCAGGAAGCTCATCGAGATTGATCCGGAGGTTAAGGCCATTGTTTCCAGTGGATATGCAAATGATCCTGTAATGTCAAATCATGAAGAATATGGTTTCTGCGGCGTAATCCCGAAGCCATACGATCTGACAATCTTCAGCAGAACGTTAAAACAGGTTCTGTCTTTAAAGAAAAAATAA
- a CDS encoding sigma 54-interacting transcriptional regulator: MLEYTPIPQFAIDLHHKITFWNKACELLTGLKAAEMIGTDRQWVPFYPEKRPTVADLILTNDFENFLELYKDKFPAVSNIITNAWEATDKFENIGNRLRYIYFLAAPITDPGGKIIGAIETLQDITTQKLLELSLHNESEQLRKENLTLRSAMKHPYRFGDIIGKSKAMQEVYKLILKAAATDTNVIISGESGTGKELVARAIHDLSPRKDHEFVTVNCGAIPENLIESEFFGYKKGAFSGADSDKDGLLDLADQGTLFLDEVGQISLSMQVKLLRVLEDGGYTPVGSNRVRKPDIRFIAATNTNLNEMVAKGRMREDFFYRIHIIPIHIPPLRERKEDIRLLVDFYWEEFGSSTKRPLIPESARELLQKHDWPGNIRELQNVLHRLHTLNTIELPEKIKKTSLIKQQIDSPAGTTQSSHDLGSGRAQFEKQFITEKLQQFQWHKTKTAAEMGISRKTLFRKMKKLGLL, translated from the coding sequence ATTCTCGAATATACCCCCATCCCGCAATTTGCCATCGACCTCCACCATAAAATTACTTTCTGGAACAAGGCCTGCGAACTTCTTACAGGCCTCAAGGCCGCGGAAATGATTGGCACAGACAGACAATGGGTTCCCTTTTATCCTGAAAAAAGACCCACAGTTGCCGATCTTATTCTCACAAACGACTTTGAAAACTTCCTCGAACTGTACAAGGATAAATTCCCGGCGGTCTCAAATATCATTACCAACGCCTGGGAGGCAACTGATAAATTCGAAAACATCGGCAACCGGCTGCGCTACATCTATTTTCTTGCAGCACCGATCACCGACCCGGGCGGTAAAATTATCGGCGCCATTGAAACACTTCAGGACATAACAACCCAGAAACTCCTCGAGCTGAGCCTGCACAACGAATCAGAACAACTGCGAAAAGAAAATCTCACACTGCGGTCCGCCATGAAACACCCTTACCGATTCGGGGATATCATCGGCAAAAGCAAAGCAATGCAGGAAGTCTACAAGCTCATTCTCAAAGCTGCGGCAACCGACACCAATGTAATCATCTCCGGTGAATCAGGAACCGGCAAAGAACTTGTGGCACGGGCCATCCACGATCTGAGTCCACGCAAAGACCATGAATTCGTTACGGTAAATTGCGGCGCAATCCCGGAGAATCTCATCGAAAGTGAATTCTTCGGATACAAGAAAGGCGCCTTCAGCGGTGCGGACAGCGACAAGGATGGACTTCTGGATCTTGCCGACCAGGGAACTCTTTTCCTAGATGAAGTCGGGCAAATAAGTTTAAGCATGCAGGTTAAATTGCTGCGGGTGCTTGAGGACGGCGGCTATACTCCGGTGGGCAGCAACCGGGTCCGGAAACCCGATATTCGCTTTATTGCCGCAACCAATACGAATCTCAATGAAATGGTTGCCAAGGGCCGGATGCGTGAGGATTTCTTTTATCGAATTCACATTATTCCCATCCATATTCCTCCTTTGCGGGAACGAAAAGAGGATATTCGTCTGCTGGTGGATTTTTACTGGGAAGAATTCGGCTCTTCCACAAAAAGACCTCTTATTCCGGAAAGCGCCCGCGAGCTTCTCCAGAAACACGACTGGCCCGGCAATATCAGAGAACTGCAGAATGTGCTGCATCGCCTGCACACCCTTAATACAATTGAGTTACCTGAGAAGATAAAAAAAACGAGTCTCATAAAACAACAGATTGACAGTCCTGCCGGCACAACACAGTCATCCCACGATCTGGGATCAGGTCGGGCCCAGTTTGAAAAACAATTTATTACTGAAAAACTTCAACAATTTCAATGGCATAAAACTAAGACAGCAGCCGAAATGGGCATATCGAGAAAAACCCTTTTTCGAAAAATGAAAAAACTGGGCCTCCTTTAG